CATCTATGGCCTTAGCCGCACTATCGGCAAAGTCATTCACCACCCTATCGATATCTGACTGAGTCATCTCCCTAGGAGGCAGACAATCGATCATCTGGCCTTGAGGATGGGCTTCATCGACAATCCAGACCTTAGTGTCCGTAGGCTTAATCGCTGAGGGGGCTATCGGTGCCAGTCCCTGCTGAAAAACAGGGTGAGACACCCGGCCCACATGCCACAGCTGATTGAAAATGGTGCCTCCCACCTGGTGAACCGCTGAGGTCACCTTTCGCCAACCTTGGATCTGTTCATGGGTATAGACGCCCGGTGTAAAAGAATAGCCCTGGCTATCATCAGAAATTTGAGTCGCCTCCGTGATGATTAAGCCTGCCGAAGCCCGCTGGGCATAATATTCAGCCATCATCTCATTGGGTATATTGCCAGGCTGAGTGGTCCTAGATCGCGTCATAGGGGCCATCACCATACGATTGGATAAAGCGAGCCGACCATTTGAGTAAGGAGTAAATAACTTCATGATAAAACCTTATGCTGAGACTAGGTAGAGAGTTTTCAAGGGAGAAACTCACCATCTGAAAAATGTGAGACCAGTGTATAACCCGTATCAATTTTTGATAATTGGGCTATTATTAGAATCATTTTCAAAAAATATTTGATATGTATCACCTCAAAGATCTCCATCTCGCCATCAGAATCGCCGATCTTCACAGTATCTCGGCAGCCGGTCGCGAACTAGGTATGACGCCCGCGGCGGCCAGTGCGGCACTGCAACGACTGGAGAAGCAGATCGACTGCCAGCTGTTTTCCCGCTCTACCCGCAGCATGAAACTGACTCAGGAGGGGGAAGTCTTTATCGATACAGGACGTCAAGCCCTAGAGTTACTGGCAGGAGCTAGCACGGTCCTGGCGGATAACCGAGGAGAGCTAAAAGGAGAGATACGTATCGCCCTACCCTCAGATCTAGGGCGGAATCTCATTCGTGGCTGGCTGGATGATTTTGCCAATCAGGCTCCCGAGCTGACTCTCACCCTCTTCTTCGGCGATCATATGTCGGATCTCATCAATCAGAACCTACATCTTGCCCTTAGATATGGACAGCTTGAAGACTCAAGTCTTAAGCGCCGCCAGCTAGCCATGATCCACAGGGTCGCCATAGCCTCACCGGATTATCTCGCTAAGAGCGGAATACCCAAGCACCCCAATGAACTCAATCAACATAAAATATTGATCCTCAATCGAGGCGGCGAACCTTGGAATAAGTGGCGATTTAGCCATAAAGGAGCAGGCTATGAGGTTCATGTCAGAGGCAATAAAATCTGCAATGATGGCGCCGTCATTCGTGACTGGGCATTAGCCGGTGAAGGCATTGCCTATAAGAGTTGGTTAGATGTCGCCGCGGATGTACATCAGGGCAGGCTGGTATTGCTCTTTCCCGATCAGCTGGCGGAGAAAATCCCCCTACAACTCGTGTATCTACACACCGACTATCCAAGGTTAAAGATCCGTAAAACCATAGATTTTATCAACCAAGGTATCCAGGAATTTTGCCGCAGCTATCCCCTGTAAACTAACTAGTCCCGATTTATACCACAGCAGAAACCTGCCCCCATATTTGACCTCTCCTGCGACAGCTTGTCGCAGTTTGGCTATTAGCCTTTGTCACTCACTAACTTGACTGACACAATCCCCAACGAACCAAGATAGTCACATCAAAAAGCAAATCATCAACAGTCACACAACCTAAGATAAATACTATGACCTTGCGCTTATCAATTATCTCACTCTCGATCTTTTCAGCTCTATTCTCATCTTCCCATGCGTTCGCCGATGACGCTGGCTTCGAAGTTATCGAAGTAACCGGCCATCATGAAGGCAGCTACAGCTCGGTTGCGGTCGATGCTGTATCGCCTAAGGTCGATATCAGTGGCCTGCTGGAAAAAATTCCCGGAGCCGCCGTCAATGGCAATGGCCCACTCACTGGCATAGCCCAGTATCGCGGGCTCTATGGCAACAGGGTTAACACCCAAGTGAATGGCGTTAGCTTAGCCAGCGCGGGACCCAATGCCATGGATACCCCCTTAAGTTATGCGAGCTTAGTCAATAGTGAACGTCTCGAAATGACCCGAGGCATAGCGCCGGTTTCAGCCGGAACCGACACCATAGGCGGCAGCGTCAAGGTGATAGAGTCTCAAGCCAGTTTCGATGACGTCAGTGGTAAAGTCGCCGCGCAATATCAAGATAATGGTCAAAGGGGTCATGTTGGCGCTAAGGTCAATATTGGCAATCAAGACCACGCCCTACTGGTTTATGGCGACATACTTAAGGGCGATGACAACACCACTTCTGGCAATGGCCGCGAGATCTCACCAACGACCTATGACAAAAATATGTTTGGCGGACAGTACCGCTTCAATCTAGGTGCATCGAGCTCAGACAATGAGTCTATAGCCATAGGCTACCAGCATGTTGAAACCACCGAAGCCGGCACTCCGGCTCTGCCTATGGATATCGACTTTATCCGCAGTGACAGAGTAAAGCTTGAAGGCGTTCACGATATATCAGACTGGGAACTCAATTGGCACTTGGCCTACAGCGATGCCGAGCATGGCATGGATAATTTCAACCAGCGCATGAAAATGCCCTCGATGAATGCCAGATATAACAGCGCCGATAGCACTAGCTTCGACGGTCAATTATCTATAGCTAAAGACGCCTGGTTATTCGGACTTGATACTCAGCTTAGCGAGCATAACTCAGTGATCACCGACCCGACCATGGCCATGTTCCATGTGGATAATTTCAATGGTGTGAAAAATGATACCTACACAGCCTTTGCTCAGTGGCAGCTAGATGTCGGCCAGTGGAATTGGCAACTTGGTGCACGAGTAAAACACTACATCACAGATGCCGATGAAGTTGAGCACTCTATGGCGGGGAAAAAACCTGCAATTAAGATGCTAATGGACAGATATAACAATGCCGACCGCTCGCAATCTCAAACAGGCGTAGATCTGGTACTCAACACTCGCTATCAGGTGAGTAATGAGCTGAGTTGGATCTTAGGCTTGGCCCGTAAACAGGCTAGTGCCAGCTACCAACAGAGATATCTCTGGGTGCCGATGCAATCAACTGGCGGACTGGCCGATGGTCGTACCTATGTCGGCCAAATGGATCTGGATTTAGAAACAGCCTATCAAGTCGAAGTGGGTGCAGATTATGCCAATGGCGACTTTAGCTTCAGCCCCCGTGTGTTCTTACACCGTATCGACAATTATATTCAAGGAGTGGCAGCAACAAATCAGGCTGTGATCATGGCAGCTAAGATGATGGGCGATAATAATCCTATGCAGTTTGCCAATGTCGATGCCCAGCTACTCGGCATGGATCTTAGCGCAGCTTACCAGCTAGCCGAAAGCTGGAGCCTAGATATGAATGCCAGCTATGTCAGCGGCGAGCGTCGTGACATAGAAGATAACCTCTATCGCATCGCTCCGCCTAAGGTCATCCTTGGATTGAATTACCTAAGCGGCAGCTGGTTAGCACGAGTCGAGGCCCTAGGTGTCAGCGCTCAGAACAAGGTGTCTGAGACACAATTAGAGGAAACCACAGCAGGTTATGGCTTGATGAATCTGTCTCTTGCTTATGATGCAGACAGCTGGATGGTCAAGGCAGGGGTAAATAACCTGTTCGATACTGAATATGAAGATCACTTAGCCGGTTATAACCGGGTGATGGGTGGTGATTTGATGCCGGGCGAACGCATGCCAGGTACAGGCATAAATGCTTGGCTGACGGGAGAATACAGATTTTAAGTTTTAAGTTTTAATTTTTAAGTAAGGGATCTTAAGTTCTAGGGTCTATAAACTTTGTTTATTTTAGGGATTTCCACTGCACTTTCCCTCCCCGAGCGACTCTCGTTTAACAAGGAGATATCCTCGGGGATTTTTTATTTTGGCAGATTCAACTTCCCGCTTTATATTGAGTAACTGACAGGTATTTCGAACCAGCTAACCAGCTAACCAGCTAACCAGCTAACCAGATAACCAGATAACCAGATAACCAGATAATGAACCTATTCTTGCCCTTATCCTAAATGGCAGCTCACAGGTTTCTTCAATAATTTTCGCTGCAATGTACGTCTGTGCATGCCCAATTGTCGCGCGGTAGCAGAAACATTACCCTTGTTAGCATTGAGCACCTGCTGAATATGCTCCCACTCCAGTCGCTTAGGGTTGAGAGGCTCTTCATCGATAGCCGAGCTTGCCATATCCATGGGTGTCGAGTTAAGTGCATTGAGTAAGGTTTGTGTGTCTACAGGCTTAGCCAGGTAATTATCGGCCCCCATGCGTATAGCCTCCACCGCAGTTGCGATACTGGCATAACCCGTTAACAGTACCATCAAGACCTTAGGCAGATGCAGCCTCAAAGGCTCAATCAGAGTGAGACCATTATCCTCCGCCAGCTTCATATCAAGCAGAATATGACTGGGTTTAAACTGTCTCGCCAGCAGTAATCCCTGAGTCGCATCATGGGCCTGTGCACACATAAATCCATGGCGAGTGAGGCGTCTGGCAAGCACACAGGCTAATGCTAAGTCGTCTTCGATGATCAATAGCTTGTTTATGTCTGTCACTTAAATTCCAACAAATATTCCAACTTAGGTTCCAACTTACATTCAAATATGGACTGCTTTACAAAAACATATTAAGACGCGAGTACCGGTAAGCTCACTTCAGCCACGGCCCCACCTTCAGGATGAGAGCCTAAGATAAGCGTCCCTCCCAAGCGCTCGAAGCTGGCATGGCTCAACATCAGCGCCACCCCTAAACCTGATGGGCTCTCAATTAACTTATGACCTAGTTGAGAAATCAGGCTCTGAGGTATGCCAGTACCATAATCGCGCACTCGGATCCGTAAACGTAAAGATTTACCACCGTAGCGGGACTTAAGATCCAGCTCGGCTAATGACTTGATATCGATCTCTATGCGTACCCTCTTCTCACCAAGAGCCTCCTCGCTGGCACGAGATGCATTATCAACCAGAGAGAGAATCGCAGGTAGTAGGCTGGTGTCGGTTTGGAACTGCACTCCTCGGGCTTGTGGAGCTAAGTGTAACTCTAGCTTCAGCTCAGGCATCAAGAGTGTTAACTGCTGTCTGAGTAAAGTCACTAACTCACCGACTTCGGTCTCAATCAGCTTCTGTTCTCTTATCGACTCGGTAGCCAATCTAAGTTCATTGAGTGTGTGTTCACACCTTAATAGCGCCGCCTCCATCTCTTCGATCGCAGGATTATCATCACTAAGCTCTTCAGCTACCTCGTCCACCAGCAAACGTAGACTAGACAAAGGTGTCGCCAATTGATGGGCCATCTGGGCTGAGGCCGTACCCAGAGCTAACAACTTCTCCTGCCTAAGTTGCGCCTCTCGCATATAGGCCAACTCGGCATCTTGCCTGCGCATACGCTTAGCGATAAAAGCCACACTCGTGGTCATGACCAAGGAAGATATAACGAAGTTAAACCACATACCCAGATAGTGAGAACTCATATCCATGCCATGGTGCCGCATCTGATTCTCAGGCACAGCATAGAGCATCAAGCTATAGGCGAATGTCGAGATTAACGTCAGCGTCCAGGGCGCCCAACGTGGCAAGATCACCGCGGCGATAGCTATTGGGATCAATAAAAGCGAGATAAAAGCATTAGTGGCACCACCGGAAAAATACAGCCAAGTGATCCAGAAGGCAGTATCGAGCAGCAATGGAACAAATAATCCCGAGTCCTTCGACATCAAGGGTTGCCTGATGGCAAACGTGACTGTCAGGTAAATAGCCTCTAACACCAAGGCATAATTCAACGCCGGACTGAAAATAGACAAGCCAAAGGTTTCGGCGGCAAAAAAGGTTAGCCCAAGCTTAAGCGCGAAACCTAAGATACGCAGCAAGGCTAACTGATCCCAGGCTTTTAAATTCGGCACTAGACTCTTAGGCATAACACACCTTAGCTACCTGTAATTTAGTATCAATATGTGAAGACGTCATAATAAATTCGTTAACCCAGTTTCAAACCAATAGCCGACAGCGCCGGAGTGGACGCCTCCAAGGCATCTAATACGCCAGACTTGAAATCAACTTGTGAAGTGATCCCAAGCAGAGCTAGCCTGTCACAATTTAAGGTGCAATCTTTAGGACGCTTAGCATCGTCACTGGGCTCACTCACAGGAAGCAAATGATCGACGTCGAGTCCCAATACTTCACCTAAGGTCAATAGCATCTGGTACTTGCTCATGGTTTCCTTGCCACTGAAGTGATAGATACCTGACAGCTCTTGTTGCGCAACTTGTAGGTCGATCATCTTCTCGATAGCCAGGGCAATATCTTGTGTGGATGTAGGGCTGCGCACCGCCCAATGGTCCACCTCTTGAGTCTGCTTATCCATTAAATGATTAAGTAATATTAAGATGGCGGATTCAGATACTGTCTCAACCTGGCCATAGAGAATAGGCAGTCTCAGTACCGCAAAGTCCTTAGAGGTTGCCAGCAATGCTTGCTCACCCTGCCATTTAGACTCACCGTAAAAGTTGAGCGGATTTGGCTTATGGAACTCGGCATAATTTGGCGCCGAACCATCGAACACATAATCGGTAGAAATGTAAATAATCCAGATACCATGCTTGCTTGCCGACTCGGCCAATGCCTTGGTTGCCCCCAAGTTCAAGGCTAATGCCGCACTTGGGTTTAGCTCAGAAACATCCGGACGACGCTCGGCGGCGCAATGGACGATGATATCGGGTTGATGGTGGGCAATAAACTCATCGGCTGCTTGGGTATTTGTGAGATCTAACTTGTATATACCTGCTTGAGCCCGGCTAAAACCTGTTGCGATAACTTGATGTATTTGGCTTGCCTCAATTTGAGTCTTTACCGCCCTGCCCAGTAAACCAGTCGCACCGGTTATCATTATTTTTGCCATCTTATCTCCGTGCCCAAACTTGCATTTTAAAACTTGGGTCAGTGTAATGATTTTCAACAAATAAGCACATTGATTTACACAAAGGCTTAACCGTGATTAATGCGCTACTTGCCTATCTAAACTTTGCTTAACTAAACTGATCTTATCTAGATGATCTAAACGGATCTAAAACT
This portion of the Shewanella violacea DSS12 genome encodes:
- a CDS encoding TonB-dependent receptor, with translation MTLRLSIISLSIFSALFSSSHAFADDAGFEVIEVTGHHEGSYSSVAVDAVSPKVDISGLLEKIPGAAVNGNGPLTGIAQYRGLYGNRVNTQVNGVSLASAGPNAMDTPLSYASLVNSERLEMTRGIAPVSAGTDTIGGSVKVIESQASFDDVSGKVAAQYQDNGQRGHVGAKVNIGNQDHALLVYGDILKGDDNTTSGNGREISPTTYDKNMFGGQYRFNLGASSSDNESIAIGYQHVETTEAGTPALPMDIDFIRSDRVKLEGVHDISDWELNWHLAYSDAEHGMDNFNQRMKMPSMNARYNSADSTSFDGQLSIAKDAWLFGLDTQLSEHNSVITDPTMAMFHVDNFNGVKNDTYTAFAQWQLDVGQWNWQLGARVKHYITDADEVEHSMAGKKPAIKMLMDRYNNADRSQSQTGVDLVLNTRYQVSNELSWILGLARKQASASYQQRYLWVPMQSTGGLADGRTYVGQMDLDLETAYQVEVGADYANGDFSFSPRVFLHRIDNYIQGVAATNQAVIMAAKMMGDNNPMQFANVDAQLLGMDLSAAYQLAESWSLDMNASYVSGERRDIEDNLYRIAPPKVILGLNYLSGSWLARVEALGVSAQNKVSETQLEETTAGYGLMNLSLAYDADSWMVKAGVNNLFDTEYEDHLAGYNRVMGGDLMPGERMPGTGINAWLTGEYRF
- a CDS encoding LysR family transcriptional regulator, translated to MYHLKDLHLAIRIADLHSISAAGRELGMTPAAASAALQRLEKQIDCQLFSRSTRSMKLTQEGEVFIDTGRQALELLAGASTVLADNRGELKGEIRIALPSDLGRNLIRGWLDDFANQAPELTLTLFFGDHMSDLINQNLHLALRYGQLEDSSLKRRQLAMIHRVAIASPDYLAKSGIPKHPNELNQHKILILNRGGEPWNKWRFSHKGAGYEVHVRGNKICNDGAVIRDWALAGEGIAYKSWLDVAADVHQGRLVLLFPDQLAEKIPLQLVYLHTDYPRLKIRKTIDFINQGIQEFCRSYPL
- a CDS encoding response regulator transcription factor; amino-acid sequence: MNKLLIIEDDLALACVLARRLTRHGFMCAQAHDATQGLLLARQFKPSHILLDMKLAEDNGLTLIEPLRLHLPKVLMVLLTGYASIATAVEAIRMGADNYLAKPVDTQTLLNALNSTPMDMASSAIDEEPLNPKRLEWEHIQQVLNANKGNVSATARQLGMHRRTLQRKLLKKPVSCHLG
- a CDS encoding sensor histidine kinase, with the translated sequence MPKSLVPNLKAWDQLALLRILGFALKLGLTFFAAETFGLSIFSPALNYALVLEAIYLTVTFAIRQPLMSKDSGLFVPLLLDTAFWITWLYFSGGATNAFISLLLIPIAIAAVILPRWAPWTLTLISTFAYSLMLYAVPENQMRHHGMDMSSHYLGMWFNFVISSLVMTTSVAFIAKRMRRQDAELAYMREAQLRQEKLLALGTASAQMAHQLATPLSSLRLLVDEVAEELSDDNPAIEEMEAALLRCEHTLNELRLATESIREQKLIETEVGELVTLLRQQLTLLMPELKLELHLAPQARGVQFQTDTSLLPAILSLVDNASRASEEALGEKRVRIEIDIKSLAELDLKSRYGGKSLRLRIRVRDYGTGIPQSLISQLGHKLIESPSGLGVALMLSHASFERLGGTLILGSHPEGGAVAEVSLPVLAS
- a CDS encoding dTDP-4-dehydrorhamnose reductase family protein, with protein sequence MAKIMITGATGLLGRAVKTQIEASQIHQVIATGFSRAQAGIYKLDLTNTQAADEFIAHHQPDIIVHCAAERRPDVSELNPSAALALNLGATKALAESASKHGIWIIYISTDYVFDGSAPNYAEFHKPNPLNFYGESKWQGEQALLATSKDFAVLRLPILYGQVETVSESAILILLNHLMDKQTQEVDHWAVRSPTSTQDIALAIEKMIDLQVAQQELSGIYHFSGKETMSKYQMLLTLGEVLGLDVDHLLPVSEPSDDAKRPKDCTLNCDRLALLGITSQVDFKSGVLDALEASTPALSAIGLKLG